In Thermus aquaticus, the sequence CCCTGGGCCAGGAGGAAGAGCACCCCCCCCTCCCGGACCACGGCGTTGACCTCCCGGGAAAAGCGGAGGAGGAGCCTTCCCTGGCCCCGCTCCACCCCCAGGAGCCTGGCCCAGGGGAGGCTCAGGAGGATGCCTTCCCGGGCCCGGTACTCGAGTCCCAGCGCCTCGGCCAGGGGACGGAGGGGCACATAGACCTTGTCCCCCTGCCGCCAGGCGGAAGGGCCTGTGGCGGCCCTGGCCTCCTCGGCCACCACGGGGAAGGCCTGCACCCGGCTCCCCAGGCCCAGGGCCACCTGGCCGCCCCCCTGCCAGAGGCTTAGCCCCAGGCCCTGGGCCACCAGGCGGGCCTCCCCGTAGGCCACCCCCCGCCCGCCGGGGTAGAGGGACTCCCCGGTGAGGGCCCCCACTTTGAGGGGCTTGGGGGCCTGGGCCAGGGCCAGACCCCAAAGGAAAAGGAGCCAAAGCCTCATAGCTCCTCCAAAGCCCGGCGCACGGCCTCTTTCTTGTCGTCCAGCTTTTTCTGGTAGGCCTTCTTGCCCCGGGCCAGGCCCAGGAGAACCTTGGCGTAGCCCCGCTCGTTGAAGTAGATCTTGAGGGGCACCAGGGTGAGCCCCTTCTGCTCCACCTTGCCCAGGAGGCGCCTGAGCTCGTGCTTGTGCAGGAGGAGCTTCCTGGGCCGCCTGGGGTCCACGTTCATGTAGGAGCCCTTCTCATAGGGTGCGATGTAGAGGTTTTCCAGATGGAGCTCGCCGTTCTGGAAGCGGGCGAAGCTCCCGGTGAAGTCCACCTTCCCCTCCCGGAGGGACTTGACCTCGGTGCCCTTGAGGGCGATCCCGGCCTCGTAGGTCTCCAGGATCTCGTAGTCGTGGCGGGCGCGACGGTTCTCCAGCGTGGGCCGCACGGGGCCTATCTTACCCGATAGGCCTCCTCCCGGCGGTGCCGCAGGATGGGGTACTTCTCCCGGTAGGCCTCGAGGAAGCCCCAGTCGGGCTCGGCCAGGAGGAGCCCTTCCTCCTCCCGCCTCCCCAGGACGCGTCCGTCGGGGGCGATGAAGAGGGTGGGGCTCCCCGTGTCCGCGCGGCTTGCCAGGAAGAGGTAGGCCTGGTTCTCCGCTGCCCGGGCCCGGGCCAGGATCTCAAGAAGCCCGGCGTAGGCCCCGGGCCAGGCGGCCCCCACCAGAAAGGCCTGGACCCCCTTCAGGGCGTAGGCCCGGAAGAGCTCGGGGAAGTCCAGGTCGTAGCAGAGGGCGAGGCCGAAGCTCCGGCCCCGCCAGGGGAAGGCCACGGGGCCCTTCCCGGGGAGGAGGCCCCGGTCGCCCTCTTCTCCTTGGGGCAGGTAGAGGTGGACCTTGTCGTAGACGGGGCCTTCGGGAAAAACCTGGAGACGGTTGCGAGAGCCCTCCCCCAGGTGGCCGGCCACGAGGAGGATCCCGGTTTCCTGGGCAAGCGCCGAGAGGGCTTCCGGAAGGGGGGGCGAGGGCGCTTTCCCCAGGACCAGCTCGGGCAGGAGCAAAAGCCCCGCTCCCTCCTCCCGGGCGGCCCGGGCTAGGGGGCTTAGGGCCTTGAGGAGCAACTCTAGGCTTTCCCGCTTGCCCAGATGAGCGAGGGCGAGGCGCATTACCTCCGGCCCAGGAGGCGCCAGGCGCTAGGGAGAAGAAGAGCCGCCAGGACCGCCTTCACCAGGTCCCCGGGGATGAAGGGGAAGAGGCCCATGGCGAGAAGCCCGGAAAGACCAAGGGCCTTCCCCGCCCCCATAAGCCAGGCCCAGAGCCAGGGCAGGCCCAGGAGGTAGATGAGGGCGTTCCCCAGGAGCATGGCGAGGAGGGTGCCCAGGAAGCTCCGGTCCAGGCCCAAGCGCTCCACTAGAAGCCCCACCAGGCCGGCGGCCAGGGGAAAGGCCAGGAGAAAGCCCCCCGTGGGCCCCAGGATCTTGGCCAGACCGCCCGTGCCTCCGGCGAAGACGGGAAGGCCCATGGCCCCCTCGAGGAGGTAGGCCAGGAGGGCCATGAAGCCAAGCCGGCTTCCCAGGGCGGCCCCCACCAGCAAAACCCCCAGGGTCTGCCCGGTGATGGGCACCGGGGTGAAGGGGAGGGGGATGGCCACCTGGGCCAGAAGGGCCACAAAGAGGCTTCCCGCCAGGACGAGGCTCAGGTCGCGGCCCAAGGAGCGGGCGGGCCACAGGGTCTTGGCCAGGGGCAGGTAGGGCAGGGACTGGGTCTTTTTCATAGCCTCCTCCTTATGAACCCTGCCGGGTTCGTCAACCAAAATACCGGACCTGGGTTGACGGGGTCAAGGGCCCCCTAAAGGGGGGGCTTATCGGGGGACGAAGGGCCCTTATGCGCCAAGGGTTTGCGAAGGATAGTAGACTGGCGTTAGAGCCCCTTCGGGGCGAAGGAGGAAAGCTATGAAGGTAGGCATCAACGGATTCGGCCGCATCGGGCGTCAGGTCTTCCGCATCCTGCATAGCCGGGGCGTGGAGGTGGCCCTTATCAACGACCTCACCGACAACAAGACCCTGGCCCACCTCCTCAAGTACGACTCCATCTACCACCGCTTCCCCGGCGAGGTGGCCTACGACGACCAGTACCTCTACGTGGACGGGAAGGCCATCCGGGCCACGGCCGTCAAGGACCCCAAGGAGATCCCCTGGGCCGAGGCGGGGGTGGGCGTGGTCATTGAGTCCACGGGGGTCTTCACCGACGCCGACAAGGCCAAGGCCCACCTGGAAGGGGGGGCCAAGAAGGTCATTATCACCGCCCCCGCCAAGGGCGAGGACATCACCATCGTCATGGGGGTGAACCACGAGGCCTACGACCCCTCCCGGCACCACATCATCTCCAACGCCTCCTGCACCACCAACTCCCTGGCCCCGGTGATGAAGGTCCTGGAGGAGGCCTTCGGCGTGGAGAAGGCCCTCATGACCACCGTCCACTCCTACACCAACGACCAGCGGCTCCTGGACCTGCCCCACAAGGACCTGCGCCGGGCCCGGGCCGCCGCCATCAACATCATCCCCACCACCACCGGGGCGGCCAAGGCCACCGCTCTGGTCCTGCCCTCCCTCAAGGGCCGCTTTGACGGCATGGCCCTCCGCGTGCCCACGGCCACGGGGAGCATCTCCGACATCACCGCCCTCCTCAAGCGGGAGGTCACCGCCGAGGAGGTGAACGCCGCCCTCAAGGCCGCCGCCGAAGGGCCCCTGAAGGGCATCCTGGCCTACACCGAGGACGAGATCGTCCTCCAGGACATCGTCATGGACCCCCACTCCTCCATCGTGGACGCCAAGCTGACCAAGGCCCTGGGCAACATGGTCAAGGTCTTCGCCTGGTACGACAACGAGTGGGGCTACGCCAACCGGGTGGCGGACCTGGTGGAGCTGGTCCTCAGGAAGGGGGTTTAGATGCGCACCCTGAAGGACCTGGACCCCAGGGGGAAGCGGGTCCTGGTGCGGGTGGATTACAACGTCCCCATCCAGGGCGGCGTGGTCCAGGATGAGACCCGGATCCTGGAAAGCCTTCCCACCCTGCGCCACCTCCTGGAGGGGGGGGCCTCTTTGGTCCTCCTCTCCCACCTGGGCCGCCCCAAGGGCCCCGACCCCAAGTACTCACTGACCCCCGTGGCCGAGGCCCTGGCCCGGCACATCCCCAAGGCGCGCTTCGTTCCCCATAGCCCGGGCTCCGACGAGGCCTTGGAGGCCGTGAAGGGCCTGGCCCCGGGCGAGGTGGCCCTTCTGGAAAACGTGCGCTTTGAGCCCGGGGAGGAGAAGAACGACCCGGAGCTCTCCCGCCGCTACGCCCAGCTGGGGGATGCCTTCGTGCTGGATGCCTTCGGGAGCGCCCACCGAGCCCACGCCAGCGTGGTGGGGGTGGCCAGGCTCCTCCCCGCCTACGCCGGCTTCCTCATGGAAAAGGAGGTGAAGGCCCTCTCCCGCCTTCTCCACGACCCGGAGAAGCCTTACGCCGTGGTCATCGGCGGGGCCAAGGTCTCCGACAAGATCGGGGTGCTGGAGAGCCTTCTGCCCAAGGTGGACCGCCTCCTCATCGGCGGGGCCATGGCCTTTACCTTCATCAAGGCCCTGGGGGGGGAGGTGGGTAAAAGCCTGGTGGAGGAGGACCGCCTGGACCTGGCCAGGGACCTCCTGGCCCGGGCCGAGGCCCTGGGGGTAAAGGTCTACCTGCCCGCCGACGTGGTGGCGGCGGAAAAGATAGAGCCCGGCGTGCCCACCCAGGTCTTCCCGGCCGACGCCATCCCCACGCCCTACATGGGCCTGGACATCGGGCCCAGGACCCGGGAGCTTTTCCGGGAGGCCTTGAGGGGCGTGCGCACCGCCTTCTGGAACGGGCCCATGGGGGTCTTTGAGGTGCCCCCCTTTGACGAGGGGACCCTGGCCGTGGGCCGGGCCCTGGCGGATCTGGAAGGGGCCTTCACCGTGGTGGGGGGCGGGGACTCGGTGGCGGCGGTGAACCGCCTGGGGCTGAAGGACCGCTTTGGCCACGTGTCCACCGGGGGCGGAGCCAGCCTGGAGTACCTGGAGAAGGGCACGCTTCCCGGGATTGAGGTCCTGGAATAGACAAAGTTCCTCAGGCCCCCGCCTCTTTCTTGAGCGGGGGCTTTCCCTTTATGATGCCCCCATGCGGCGTGTGCTAGTGGCAGGAAACTGGAAGATGCACAAGGTTCCCTCGGAGGCCCGGGTCTGGCTGGCGGAGCTAAAAAGGCTCCTTCCCCCCTTGGACTCGGAGGCGGCGGTCCTACCCGCCTTCCCCATGCTCCCGGTGGCCAAGGAGGTCCTCTCGGGCACGGGGGTCGCCTACGGGGCCCAGGACGTGTCCGCCCACCGGGAGGGGGCCTACACCGGGGAGGTGTCGGCCCGGATGCTCGCCGACCTGGGATGCCGCTACGCCATCGTGGGCCACTCGGAAAGAAGGCGCTACCACGGGGAAAGCGATGCGCTGGTGGCGGAGAAGGCCAAAAGGCTTCTGGAGGAGGGCATCACCCCCATCCTCTGCGTGGGGGAGCCTCTAGAAGTCCGGGAGAGGGGAGAGGCCGTACCCTACACCCTGGCCCAGCTTTTGGGGAGCCTTAAGGGCGTGGAGCCCGAAAGCCCCGATCGCCTGGTCATCGCCTATGAGCCCGTCTGGGCCATCGGCACCGGGAAAAACGCCACCCCCGAGGACGCCGAGGCCATGCACCAGGCCATCCGCCAGGCCCTCGCCGAGCGCTACGGAGAGGCCTTCGCCAGCCGGGTGCGCGTCCTCTACGGGGGAAGCGTGAACCCCAAGAACTTCGCCGACCTCCTCTCCATGCCCAACGTGGACGGGGGGCTCGTGGGCGGGGCCAGCCTGGAGCTGGAAAGCTTCCTCGCCCTCCTTCGGATGGCGGGCTAAGCGGCTACGGAGCGAGGCCAAGAAGCCTCGCCCAAGGGGACCTCTCCCCACGGGCATAAAGTTGCGCTACCCTATCCCCATGCGCCTCCACCCCCGGACCCAGGCCGCCAAGGAGAGCATCTTTCCCAAGATGAGCGCCCTCGCCCAGCGCCTGGGCGCGGTGAACCTGGGCCAGGGCTTCCCCTCCACCCCCCCGCCTCCCTTCCTCCTGGAGGCGGTGCGCCGCGCCCTGGGCCGCTACGACCAGTACGCCCCTCCCGCCGGGCTTCCTGCTTTAAGGGAGGCCCTGGCGGAGGAGTTTGGCGTGGAGCCTGAGGCCGTGGTGGTCACCTCCGGGGCCACCGAGGCCCTTTACGTCCTCCTCCAGAGCTTGGTGGGGCCGGGGGAGGAGGTGGTGGTCCTGGAACCCTTCTTTGACGTCTACCTGCCGGACGCTTTCCTGGCCGGGGCCGAGGCCCGGCTGGTGCGGCTTCCCCTGGAGGAAGGGGGCTTCCGGCTGGACCTTGGGGCCTTGGAGAGGGCCATCGCCCCAAGGACCCGCCTCCTCCTCCTGAACACGCCTATGAACCCCACGGGCCTCGTCTTCAAGGAAGCGGAGCTAAAGGCCATCGCCGAGCTTGCCAGGAGGCACGACCTCTTTCTGGTTTCCGACGAGGTCTACGACGAGCTCTACTACGGGGAGAGGCCCAGGCGCCTTAGGGAGTTCGCCCCGGAGCGCACCTTCACCGTGGGGAGCGCCGGGAAGCGCCTCGAGGCCACCGGCTACCGCGTGGGCTGGATCGTGGGGCCTAAGGCGTTCATGCCCACCATCGCCGGGATGCGCCAGTGGACCAGCTTTTCCGCCCCCTCCCCCCTCCAGGCCGGGGTGGCCGAGGCCCTGAGGGTGGCGAGGCGGGAAGGCTTTTACGAGGCCTTGAGGGAAAGCTACCGGAAAAGGCGGGACCTTCTCGCCGGGAGGCTTAGGGCCCTGGGGCTTCGGGTCTACATCCCTGAGGGCACCTACTTCCTCATGGCCGAGCTTCCGGGGTGGGACGCCTTTCGCCTGGTGGAAAGGGCCCGGGTGGCCCTGATCCCCGCCTCGGCCTTCTACTGGGAAGACCCCCCGGAGGGGCTTTTCCGCTTCGCCTTCTGCAAGAAGGAGGAGGAGCTTATGGTGGCCCTGGAGCGCCTGGCTCCTGTGGTAAACTCCCTGGCGTGAAGCTAAAGCCTGTGGCCTACCTGGAAAAGGGCGAGTTCCCCCTGGAAGAGGGGGAGGCCCTGAGGCTCTACCGGGCCATGCGCCGGGCCCGGTTTTTTGACGAGAAGGCCGTCACCCTCCAGCGCCAGGGGCGGCTTGGGGTCTACCCCCCCTTTATGGGCCAGGAGGCGGCCCAGGTGGGGGTGGCCCTGGCCCTAGGGGAGGGGGACTGGGTGGTCCCCTCCTACCGGGAGAGCGCCATGCTCCTCGCCAGGGGCCTCCCCATCCACGTCCTCATCCTCTACTGGCGGGCCCACCCGGCGGGCTGGGGCTTTCCCGAGGGGGTGCGGGTGGTGAACCCCTACATCCCCATCGCCACCCAGATTCCCCAGGCCGTGGGCCTGGCCCTGGCGGGCCGGTACCGGGGGGAGGACTGGGTGGTGGCCACCTCCATCGGGGACGGGGGCACCAGCGAGGGGGACTTTCACGAGGGCCTGAACTTCGCCGCCGTCTTCCAGGCCCCGGTGGTCTTCCTGGTGCAGAACAACGGCTACGCCATCAGCGTTCCCCGCGCCAAGCAGATGCGGGTGGACTACATCGCCCGTAGGGCCGAGGGCTACGGCATGCCCGGGGTGGTGGTGGACGGGAACGATGCCTTTGCCGTCTACCTGGAGGCTAAGAAGGCGGTGGAAAGGGCGAGGCGGGGGGAAGGCCCTACCCTCCTCGAGGCCCTCACCTACCGCCTGGCCCCCCACACCACCTCTGACGACCCCACCCGCTACCGCACCCGGGAGGAGGAGGAGGCCTGGCGGCGGAAGGACCCCATCCTGCGCCTTAGGAAGGCCCTGGAGGAAAGAGGCCTCTGGGACGAGGAGAGGGAAAGGGCTCTTCTGGAGGAGCTGGAGGAGGAGTTCGCCCGGGAGCTGGCCCTGGCCGACCAAGCCCCAGAGCCCAGGCCTGAGGAGATCGTGGAGCACGTCTACAAGGAGATGGGCCCCGACCAGAGGCGGGCTTATGAGGCCCTGCGGCGGGGCCTCCACGTGGAGGAGGCATGGTAGCCGAGAAGACGCGCCTTCTCAACATGGTCCAGGCCATCAACGAGGCCCTGGACCTGGCCCTTTCCCGGGACGGGAGGGTCTTGGTCTTCGGGGAGGACGTGGGGCGGCTTGGGGGGGTCTTCCGGGTCACCGAGGGGCTTCAGGCCAAGCACGGGGAAAGCCGGGTCTTTGACACCCCTCTGGCGGAAAGCGGCATCCTAGGCATGGCCATCGGCCTGGCCATGGGGGGGATGCGCCCCGTGGCCGAGATCCAGTTCGCCGGCTTCCTCTACCCCGCCCTGGACCAGATCCTCTCCCACCTGGGGCGGTGGCGGCACCGCTCCCGGGGGCGGGTGGGCCTTCCCGTGGTGGTGCGGGCTCCCTACGGCGGGGGCGTCCACACCCCGGAACAGCACGCCGACTCCCCGGAGGCCATCCTGGCCCACGCCCCGGGGGTCAAGGTGGTAATCCCCTCGAGCCCAGAAAGGGCCAAGGGCCTCCTCCTTTCGGCCATAGAGGACGAGGACCCGGTCTTTTTCCTGGAGGCCATCAAGCTCTACCGGAGCGCCCGGGCCCCCGTCCCCGAGGGCTACTACACCCTGCCCCTGGGAAAGGCCCGGGTGGTGCGCCAGGGGAAGGCCGCCACCTTGATCGGCTACGGGGGGATGGTGGAGGTGATGCTGGAGGCGGCGGAGGTGGCGGCCCGGGAAGGGGTGGAGGTCATGGTGGTGGACCTGGAGACCCTGGTGCCCCTGGACGAGGACACCCTCCTGGAGGCGGTGCGGGAGACGGGCCGGGCGGTGGTGGTCTACGAGGCCATGCGCACCGGGGGCTTTGGGGCCGAGGTGGCCGCCCGCATCGCCGAAGGGGCCATAGACCACCTCGAGGCCCCGGTCCTCCGGGTGGCGGGGTACGACGCCCCCTACCCGCCCTTCAGCGCCATTGAGGACCTCTACCGCCCCAACGCCAGGAGGGTCCTGGCCGCCCTCAGGAAGGTGCTAACCTATTAGGGCTTCTTCCGGGCCCCGCCAAAGGGCCGCCCGTCATTCCAAGCCTTTGGGGCCCCCGCCGTGGTAAAGCCACGGCGGGGCGCTTAGAGTGGAGGGCATGGAGCGGCCCATTTCTGAGGCGTACTTCCAGGAGGCAGGGAGGCACATCCCGGGCGGGGTGAGCAGCCCGGTCAGGGCCTTCAAGGCGGTGGGGGGGACTCCCCCTTACCTGGTGCGGGGCGAGGGGGCCTACGTCTGGGACGCGGACGGGAACCGCTACCTGGACTACGTCCTGAGCTGGGGGCCCCTCATCCTGGGCCACGCCCACCCCAAAGTCCTTTCCCGGGTGCGGGAGGTCATGGAGGGAGGGCTCACCTTCGGGGCGCCCCACCCCCTCGAGGTGGCCCTAGCCAAAAAGGTCAAGGCGGCCTACCCGGGCGTGGAGCTGGTGCGCTTCGTGAGCTCGGGGACGGAGGCCACCATGAGCGCCCTGAGGCTCGCCCGGGGGTACACGGGCCGGGACCTGATCGTCAAGTTCCGGGGGAACTACCACGGCCACGCCGACGGCCTTCTGGTGGAGGCGGGAAGCGGGGCCCTCACCCTGGGGGTGCCCTCCTCGGCCGGGGTGCCCGAGGCCTACGCCCGGCTCACCCTGGTCCTGGAGTACAACGACGCCGAGGGGCTCAGGGAGGTCCTGAGGCGCCGGGGGGAGGAGATCGCCGCCATCATCTTTGAACCGGTGGTGGGGAACGCCGGGGTGCTGGTCCCCACCGAGGACTTCCTGAAGGCCCTCCACGAGGCCAGGGAGTTTGGCGTCCTCCTCATCGCCGACGAGGTGATGACGGGCTTCCGCCTGGCCTTTGGCGGGGCCACGGAGCGTTTTGGCCTCAAGCCCGACCTCGTCACCCTGGGCAAGGTCCTGGGCGGGGGGCTTCCCGCCGCCGCCTACGGGGGGAGGCGGGAGGTCATGGAGCGGGTGGCCCCCCTTGGGCCCGTCTACCAGGCGGGGACCCTTTCTGGGAACCCGCTGGCCATGGCCTCGGGGTTGGCCACCTTGGAAATCCTGGAGGCGGACCCCGGCCTCTACGCCCACCTGGAGGCCGTGGGGGCCAGGCTGGAGGCGGGGCTTAGGGAGGTCTTGACCAGGAAGGGCGTGCCCCACACCATCAACCGGGTGGGGTCCATGCTGACCGTCTTCTTCACCGAAGGCCCCGTGCGCACCTTCGCCGAGGCCAGGCGCACCGATACCGAGCTCTTCAAGCGCTTCTTCCACGGCCTTCTTTCCCGGGGCGTGTACTGGCCGCCCTCCAACTTTGAGGCCGCCTTCCTCTCCACCGCCCACGGCGAGGAGGAGGTGGCGAGGACCCTCGAGGCCCTGGAGGGGGCCCTATAATGGACGGGCGGGAGGAGCTTCTCGCCAGGGTTCGCGCCAGGGTCGCCAGGTGCTCCTGGGACGAGTTTCTGGACCTAGCCGAGGCCTATGGGTTCTCCCTCCATGTGGGCAAGGGTAGCAGGAGAAGGCTTTCACATAAGAGCGGTTTGGTGGTCAGCGTCCACGAGCCACATCCAAGGAGCAAGCCCGTTCACCCTGAAGCGGTCAAGGCTCTGCTGAGGGCCATAGAGAGGTTGGAGGATGAGACTTAGGGTGCTGGTAGAATACCATCCGGAGCTGGAAGGTGAGCACGAGCCCTACGTGGCCCGGCTTTTGGACTACCCGGAGCTCCAAGGGTACGGCTTCACCCCGGGGGAAGCCATTCAGGATGCCCTGGGCTTTTTGGAGGAATACCTGGGCCGCCCCTTGAGGATTATTCGGGAAGAGGTCCAGGTAGACGTGGCGTGACCCTCAAGGACCCCATCTGCGCCATCGCCACGCCCCCCGGCAAGGGGGCCATCGGCGTAGTGCGCCTTTCCGGGGAGGGGGCCTTGGAGCTGGCCGCCCGGGCCTTCCGGGGCCGGGACCCGAGGCGCCTCAAGGGCGGCCGCTTCACCCTGGGGGAGGTGGTGGACCCCGCCACGGGGGAGGTCATTGACCAGGCCCTGCTTTTGGTCTTCCGGGCCCCCCACTCCTACACCGGGGAGGACCTGGTGGAGTTCCAGACC encodes:
- the smpB gene encoding SsrA-binding protein SmpB, yielding MRPTLENRRARHDYEILETYEAGIALKGTEVKSLREGKVDFTGSFARFQNGELHLENLYIAPYEKGSYMNVDPRRPRKLLLHKHELRRLLGKVEQKGLTLVPLKIYFNERGYAKVLLGLARGKKAYQKKLDDKKEAVRRALEEL
- a CDS encoding carbon-nitrogen hydrolase family protein; this encodes MRLALAHLGKRESLELLLKALSPLARAAREEGAGLLLLPELVLGKAPSPPLPEALSALAQETGILLVAGHLGEGSRNRLQVFPEGPVYDKVHLYLPQGEEGDRGLLPGKGPVAFPWRGRSFGLALCYDLDFPELFRAYALKGVQAFLVGAAWPGAYAGLLEILARARAAENQAYLFLASRADTGSPTLFIAPDGRVLGRREEEGLLLAEPDWGFLEAYREKYPILRHRREEAYRVR
- a CDS encoding biotin transporter BioY yields the protein MKKTQSLPYLPLAKTLWPARSLGRDLSLVLAGSLFVALLAQVAIPLPFTPVPITGQTLGVLLVGAALGSRLGFMALLAYLLEGAMGLPVFAGGTGGLAKILGPTGGFLLAFPLAAGLVGLLVERLGLDRSFLGTLLAMLLGNALIYLLGLPWLWAWLMGAGKALGLSGLLAMGLFPFIPGDLVKAVLAALLLPSAWRLLGRR
- the gap gene encoding type I glyceraldehyde-3-phosphate dehydrogenase; this encodes MKVGINGFGRIGRQVFRILHSRGVEVALINDLTDNKTLAHLLKYDSIYHRFPGEVAYDDQYLYVDGKAIRATAVKDPKEIPWAEAGVGVVIESTGVFTDADKAKAHLEGGAKKVIITAPAKGEDITIVMGVNHEAYDPSRHHIISNASCTTNSLAPVMKVLEEAFGVEKALMTTVHSYTNDQRLLDLPHKDLRRARAAAINIIPTTTGAAKATALVLPSLKGRFDGMALRVPTATGSISDITALLKREVTAEEVNAALKAAAEGPLKGILAYTEDEIVLQDIVMDPHSSIVDAKLTKALGNMVKVFAWYDNEWGYANRVADLVELVLRKGV
- a CDS encoding phosphoglycerate kinase; translated protein: MRTLKDLDPRGKRVLVRVDYNVPIQGGVVQDETRILESLPTLRHLLEGGASLVLLSHLGRPKGPDPKYSLTPVAEALARHIPKARFVPHSPGSDEALEAVKGLAPGEVALLENVRFEPGEEKNDPELSRRYAQLGDAFVLDAFGSAHRAHASVVGVARLLPAYAGFLMEKEVKALSRLLHDPEKPYAVVIGGAKVSDKIGVLESLLPKVDRLLIGGAMAFTFIKALGGEVGKSLVEEDRLDLARDLLARAEALGVKVYLPADVVAAEKIEPGVPTQVFPADAIPTPYMGLDIGPRTRELFREALRGVRTAFWNGPMGVFEVPPFDEGTLAVGRALADLEGAFTVVGGGDSVAAVNRLGLKDRFGHVSTGGGASLEYLEKGTLPGIEVLE
- the tpiA gene encoding triose-phosphate isomerase, coding for MRRVLVAGNWKMHKVPSEARVWLAELKRLLPPLDSEAAVLPAFPMLPVAKEVLSGTGVAYGAQDVSAHREGAYTGEVSARMLADLGCRYAIVGHSERRRYHGESDALVAEKAKRLLEEGITPILCVGEPLEVRERGEAVPYTLAQLLGSLKGVEPESPDRLVIAYEPVWAIGTGKNATPEDAEAMHQAIRQALAERYGEAFASRVRVLYGGSVNPKNFADLLSMPNVDGGLVGGASLELESFLALLRMAG
- a CDS encoding pyridoxal phosphate-dependent aminotransferase, translating into MRLHPRTQAAKESIFPKMSALAQRLGAVNLGQGFPSTPPPPFLLEAVRRALGRYDQYAPPAGLPALREALAEEFGVEPEAVVVTSGATEALYVLLQSLVGPGEEVVVLEPFFDVYLPDAFLAGAEARLVRLPLEEGGFRLDLGALERAIAPRTRLLLLNTPMNPTGLVFKEAELKAIAELARRHDLFLVSDEVYDELYYGERPRRLREFAPERTFTVGSAGKRLEATGYRVGWIVGPKAFMPTIAGMRQWTSFSAPSPLQAGVAEALRVARREGFYEALRESYRKRRDLLAGRLRALGLRVYIPEGTYFLMAELPGWDAFRLVERARVALIPASAFYWEDPPEGLFRFAFCKKEEELMVALERLAPVVNSLA
- the pdhA gene encoding pyruvate dehydrogenase (acetyl-transferring) E1 component subunit alpha, whose protein sequence is MKLKPVAYLEKGEFPLEEGEALRLYRAMRRARFFDEKAVTLQRQGRLGVYPPFMGQEAAQVGVALALGEGDWVVPSYRESAMLLARGLPIHVLILYWRAHPAGWGFPEGVRVVNPYIPIATQIPQAVGLALAGRYRGEDWVVATSIGDGGTSEGDFHEGLNFAAVFQAPVVFLVQNNGYAISVPRAKQMRVDYIARRAEGYGMPGVVVDGNDAFAVYLEAKKAVERARRGEGPTLLEALTYRLAPHTTSDDPTRYRTREEEEAWRRKDPILRLRKALEERGLWDEERERALLEELEEEFARELALADQAPEPRPEEIVEHVYKEMGPDQRRAYEALRRGLHVEEAW
- a CDS encoding alpha-ketoacid dehydrogenase subunit beta yields the protein MVAEKTRLLNMVQAINEALDLALSRDGRVLVFGEDVGRLGGVFRVTEGLQAKHGESRVFDTPLAESGILGMAIGLAMGGMRPVAEIQFAGFLYPALDQILSHLGRWRHRSRGRVGLPVVVRAPYGGGVHTPEQHADSPEAILAHAPGVKVVIPSSPERAKGLLLSAIEDEDPVFFLEAIKLYRSARAPVPEGYYTLPLGKARVVRQGKAATLIGYGGMVEVMLEAAEVAAREGVEVMVVDLETLVPLDEDTLLEAVRETGRAVVVYEAMRTGGFGAEVAARIAEGAIDHLEAPVLRVAGYDAPYPPFSAIEDLYRPNARRVLAALRKVLTY
- the hemL gene encoding glutamate-1-semialdehyde 2,1-aminomutase, with protein sequence MERPISEAYFQEAGRHIPGGVSSPVRAFKAVGGTPPYLVRGEGAYVWDADGNRYLDYVLSWGPLILGHAHPKVLSRVREVMEGGLTFGAPHPLEVALAKKVKAAYPGVELVRFVSSGTEATMSALRLARGYTGRDLIVKFRGNYHGHADGLLVEAGSGALTLGVPSSAGVPEAYARLTLVLEYNDAEGLREVLRRRGEEIAAIIFEPVVGNAGVLVPTEDFLKALHEAREFGVLLIADEVMTGFRLAFGGATERFGLKPDLVTLGKVLGGGLPAAAYGGRREVMERVAPLGPVYQAGTLSGNPLAMASGLATLEILEADPGLYAHLEAVGARLEAGLREVLTRKGVPHTINRVGSMLTVFFTEGPVRTFAEARRTDTELFKRFFHGLLSRGVYWPPSNFEAAFLSTAHGEEEVARTLEALEGAL
- a CDS encoding type II toxin-antitoxin system HicA family toxin; protein product: MDGREELLARVRARVARCSWDEFLDLAEAYGFSLHVGKGSRRRLSHKSGLVVSVHEPHPRSKPVHPEAVKALLRAIERLEDET